The genomic region GGCGGCAGCGTTTCGCCGCCGCGATACACAAGGTACGGCCGGCCGGACAGGTCGACCACCACTTCGCACAGCGCTTCGTCCATGGGCACCTTGGCCACGCCCACCCGGGCGATGCCGGCCCGGTCGCCAAGGGCCAGGCGTATGGCCTCGCCGAGCGAGATGGCCACATCCTCCAGGGAATGGTGGGCATCCACTTCCAGGTCGCCCCGGCAGGAAACCATCAGGTCGAAGCGGCCCCAGAAGCTTAAAAGCGACAGCATGTGGTCGGCGAAACCGACCCCGGTGTCGACCGAAGCCGTCCCCGTCCCATCGAGATCGATGCGGACGGAAACCTTGGTTTCGC from Solidesulfovibrio fructosivorans JJ] harbors:
- the hisB gene encoding imidazoleglycerol-phosphate dehydratase HisB; this translates as MGERFGEFVRETGETKVSVRIDLDGTGTASVDTGVGFADHMLSLLSFWGRFDLMVSCRGDLEVDAHHSLEDVAISLGEAIRLALGDRAGIARVGVAKVPMDEALCEVVVDLSGRPYLVYRGGETLPPVIAGEERDLWREFFKSLAFTVRANLHIHYEYGQNGHHLVEAAFKALGLALRRATTADGTRVPSTKGSLD